From the Bacillota bacterium genome, the window TCGTCGAACGTGAGCCCGTGGTGGTTGAGCATCTCCTGGTCGAGAGTGACGCGGATTTCTTCCTTGTTGCCTCCGGTGACGTCCACCGCGGCCACGCCCGGGATCCTCTCAAGGGCCGGCTTCACGGCGTCCTCGGCGAGTTTCCTCAGGGTCACGGGGTCCTGATTGCCGCCCATGCCCATGTACATGATGGGCATGGACCCCATGTCGAACTTGAATACCATCGGGGCGTCGGCGTCCTTCGGCAGTCTCGACTTGGTCTGCTCCGCCTTCTCTCTCACCTGGAGGGCGGCGTAGTCCATGTCGGTGCCGTATTCGAACTCGACCATGACGATCGAGGACCCTTCCCGGCTGGTAGACCGGACCTTCTTGGCGTTGCTCACGGTGGAGAGCGCCTGCTCGATCGGATTTGAGACGAGCCGCTCGATCTCCGCCGGACCTGCGCCCTGGTAGCCCGTGATTACCGCAACGGTGGGGAACTCGATCTTCGGGAACAGGTCGACGTCGAGCCTCTGGAACGAGAACGCCCCGAACACCACGAGCACCAGTATGAGCATTGTCATGGCGACGGGCCTTCCGGCCGACGCCTGCGCGAGCCATTTCATTGCGCTTTGCTACCTCCCCCGGTCGTGCCCTTGTCGCCCGGCGCCTTCACGGATACCGGCGCGCCGTCCGCAAGCAGGTGCTGGCCGCTGCTGACGACCAGCTCGTCGTCGGACAGGCCGCCGACGATCTCCACCATGGTCCCGTTGAACAGACCGGTGGTCACCGTGCGCTCTTGAGCCTTCGAAGGGGTTCCCGGCATGACGACGTAGACCACCTGCCTGCCCACCCGTTCGACCACGCAGTCCTTCGGCAAGGCGAGAACGCCCTCTTTCTTGCCAAGAGACAGCGCGACGCGCGCGAACATGCCCGGCTTCAGGTCCTCACTCGGGTTGTCGATCTCGATCTTTACCGGGTACGCTTTCGTCCGTGAGTCAGGACTTGGCCCGACGCTGTCAACGCGGCCCTTGCGGGTGATCCCGACTGCGTCGATGCGGATGTTGACCTCCGCCCCGGGCTGGACTTTGTTGACTGCCCTCTCCGGGACTCCTATCTCAACGAACACGGTGCGAATATCGACTATCGTCACGAGCGGGGCCCCGGGCGAGACGAGATTCCCCGGGTCCACGGCTGCGCGGGACACGGTGCCTGCCTGAGGCGCCGTGAGCACCAGGCGCTCGCCGTTCGGGCCGCCGGCGACTCCTCCCGCCTGGCTGAGTTGTTCCTTTGCCGCGCGATACTGCGCCTCCGACAGGTTGACCCTGTTCTGGGCGGCTTCCCATTGCTGTCTCGATATCGCCTGCTGTTTGTACAGGGTGTCGAACCTCTGGAAGCTCAGCTTCGCGTCCGAGAGGTTGATCTCCGCCTGAGTCAGGGCTGCGCGCAGCGAAGCGAACTCCGCGCTGTCTATCTCGAGTAATGGCTCTCCGGCGGCAACCTTCTTGCCCACGGACGCCAGGACTCGCACGACCCTGCCGGGGATTTTGCTGGTGACCTGCACTTCCGAACCCGGCGCCACGTTGCCGCCCATCTCGAGTCTCTCCTCAATAGTGACGCGACCCACGCGGATCGCCTCGACGACCTGGGCGACTTCCTCCGTCCTGGCCACCTTGCCGGAGTTCCTTTGCTGGGTGATCCTGAATCCCGCAACGGCAACTATGACGGCCGCGATCAATATCCACACCAGCTTTGATGTCAACCGCTTCACTCGCACTACCTCCTTGATCGACCTTTCCAGCAATTCCATACGGGGGACGGCCCGCCAGGTCTGAAGGGGGGAAGGCGTTTTCACCAACCGACCGGCCGGTCGGTAGCAACACAACACATATATACCACGGTGGGACTGCAGGATCAACCAGTTTAATCAAGATTTTATAAATGGTTCCTACCTGCGGCGAAGATGCCAGATGTGGGGGAATATGGGGGGCGACGGGCCCGCCGCGCCGGCTACCGGAGGCACGATCTGAAGTGCGCGCGTGGCGGGCCGGTGTACCTCAGAGCGTCGGCCCGATCCTGTATATCCCGAACTCGTCGTGCC encodes:
- a CDS encoding efflux RND transporter periplasmic adaptor subunit, giving the protein MKRLTSKLVWILIAAVIVAVAGFRITQQRNSGKVARTEEVAQVVEAIRVGRVTIEERLEMGGNVAPGSEVQVTSKIPGRVVRVLASVGKKVAAGEPLLEIDSAEFASLRAALTQAEINLSDAKLSFQRFDTLYKQQAISRQQWEAAQNRVNLSEAQYRAAKEQLSQAGGVAGGPNGERLVLTAPQAGTVSRAAVDPGNLVSPGAPLVTIVDIRTVFVEIGVPERAVNKVQPGAEVNIRIDAVGITRKGRVDSVGPSPDSRTKAYPVKIEIDNPSEDLKPGMFARVALSLGKKEGVLALPKDCVVERVGRQVVYVVMPGTPSKAQERTVTTGLFNGTMVEIVGGLSDDELVVSSGQHLLADGAPVSVKAPGDKGTTGGGSKAQ